The window ATACCCGAATCGGTGTACTCGGAACTCTGGTTTCCGCAATGATTGCCATTCTTTTTATCAGCGATCCGTTCAGCGGCCTCCTGATTTCCCAGATGCTTCTGAGTATCCAGCTCCCTATTACGATTTTTCTTCAGCTGTATTTAACATCTTCAAAAAAAGTGATGGGCGAATATAAAAACTCGCGTCTTCACAACGGCTTGCTGTGGGCCATCGGCATTACAGTAGCCGCTCTCAATATTTATTTACTGATTGACACACTTTTATAACCCGGACGAACGCGAATGACTTCGCCAAGCTGTTTTGCATAAACTTCCGAATAAGTCAGCCGTCCGCCCACTTTTTCCGACTTCATCAGGCTGATTTCTTCCACATTCATGCTCATAGGCGGAATTGACCTTACAAACGCGTTTCGGTCAAAACCATCTGCCGGCAGAACTTCGCGCCCGAGTGTTAAATGCGGCCTGAATGCCCGTGTTTCAATGGAAAACCCTTCCCGGCGCAGTGCTGTGCACAGGCGGCTGTTGATGGAATTGAGAGCAGCGCTATTCTCAACGCCGATCCAGTAGATATCCCCGCCGCCGCGCGGAAAACGTCCAAATCCCCCGATGCTAAGCTCAAACGGATCTCCGGCGGCGGCATCCATTGCCTGTTTTGCCGAACCGGCTTTTGATGTCTCGCCAAGAAAGGCCAGCGTGAGATGCAGATTTTCGCGCCGGGTAAAATTTCCGCGGAGCGAACCCTCTTTCAGCGTTTGAATACAACCGTAAAGACTGTCTTTTATCTGCTCATTAAAATTTATGGAAATAAAAAGACGCATATTGTTCACCTGATTTCTCTTAGAATATTTGTAATTTCCGCCTCGGTGCAGCTTTCAATGTAATTCACTACATGGTCAATGACACTGTCCGCCAAGGCTGCGGTTCCCGCGACGCAGGCGACGCCTATTACAATCGTCTGATGGATGTCCTGGCTGTCCACCTCGGCAACCGACACATGAAACTGATTCTGCACTCTCGCAATAATACTGTTAACCACCATGCGCTTTTCCTTGAGCGAATGAACCCAAGGAGCGTAAAGTGTAAGCTGTGCTGTTCCAATCAACATTTGTTGTCTCCATAAAATATAGTATACTCTTATTTTATGATATAAAATTGGAATAATTCTCCGTATTATCATAATGCCAACATAAACATCAAACTATACAAGATGTTGCATTTTTTTATTGTTATTATAGCGAATTTACAGTATTATGTAAAGTAATCCCATTCAAATCCGTTTCGAATGACAAAAGGACGCCGAATCAGTTTGATTCGACGC of the uncultured Caproiciproducens sp. genome contains:
- the thpR gene encoding RNA 2',3'-cyclic phosphodiesterase, whose protein sequence is MRLFISINFNEQIKDSLYGCIQTLKEGSLRGNFTRRENLHLTLAFLGETSKAGSAKQAMDAAAGDPFELSIGGFGRFPRGGGDIYWIGVENSAALNSINSRLCTALRREGFSIETRAFRPHLTLGREVLPADGFDRNAFVRSIPPMSMNVEEISLMKSEKVGGRLTYSEVYAKQLGEVIRVRPGYKSVSISK
- a CDS encoding DUF503 domain-containing protein: MLIGTAQLTLYAPWVHSLKEKRMVVNSIIARVQNQFHVSVAEVDSQDIHQTIVIGVACVAGTAALADSVIDHVVNYIESCTEAEITNILREIR